The following nucleotide sequence is from Salvia miltiorrhiza cultivar Shanhuang (shh) chromosome 7, IMPLAD_Smil_shh, whole genome shotgun sequence.
taatccaagattattactaagaattcaagattcttagtaagaatcttataattataacttaagaatgttaatttgattagtgattcactcatcaatcatcactaatccaagattattactaagaattcaagattcttagtaagaatcttataattataacttaagaatgttaatttgattagtgattcactcatcaatcatcaccaatccaagattattactaagaattcaagattcttagtaagaatcttataattataacttaagaatgttaatttgattagtgattcactcatcaatcatcactaatacaagattattactaagaattcaagattcttagtaagaatcttataattataacttaagaatgttaatttgattagtgattcactcatcaatcatcactaatccaagattattactaagaattcaagattcttagtaagaatcttataattataacttaataatgttaatttgattagtgattcactcatcaatcaacactaaggttatgaatggtgtataaactagattgataaaaaaaaatcgaaaattaataataaattaattaataaatatttttccgacataaaaataagaacggaaacgagcccaatccgtaattaacaatattttttgtatatcatctcgacatattctaaggttatgaattgaatatatatgatattgtatattgaagtagactttaaatgaattaatagatactatatatatcaataatacgagtgttctgtactggtgaccattcgaaaagaacttcaaggttaagcgtgcttgacttagagcacaactaagatgggtgaccgactgggaaattcgtctaaattatgcaatattgtataaataccgaaataaattgtggatatacaataaaataaataaataaaataaataaataaataaaataaataaataaataaataaaataaataaaataaattaaaaaatattaccgagggcaaatgtCGTCGGTAATGCTGTCGGTAATTActgacggcattttgccctcggtaataccttgaacaactccggcgtgtgcgccaccaccgtccggtggaaattaccgacggtgatctcgccgccgctaattaccgccggcatttgccgtcggtaattttcaggcaactctccgccgttcaacggcggtatttaacggcggaaatgccggcggcttcgccgccgttaattgTCGGCGGCGgtcgatcgccgtcggtaatggcgttaccgACGAGCCGGTTAGCGACGGCGAGACGCCGCCGGTAGCCTTTATCACCGGCGGCCGTgtcttattaccgacggcaaaatgccgtcggtaatcgtgcgtttttttgtagtgccttactcattcctcatttacattacaaaggagggataatattatccctccaaaaatgatgtgataatattatttactcatttgtagtgtaaatgaggaataaAGGTCAGCTGgtaggaaatgtggaaaaaaaaaataaatgatttaaaggatgaaattttgtttatccttcattttcccatgataaatttacaaccaaagagaacgcacccttaatagtaatttcgaaaataaaagctttattattattagttttaTCCGTACATTTTTTTCAACACACATGACACAATTTGAAGAGATATTCCAGCGACATAAATTTGCGGTTTGTTTGATGGTTATATACTTGTTTTAAATCCATAATGTATAAATGTTCACTTATGATTGTAATAGGAAGATTTTACCGACTTCAATTTTTGGAGTAGAAATTTATCTTCCGCCAATTTTGTTTCGTCGAGGACTTCAATttttaatcttattttaatttccGTTTATTTCGTTTTTAGGGTTAGATATGATGTTCTCAACTTCACGAATAAATCCACGACCTAAAGCTATGTATAATTTGTGAATTGCTATGGGAAGGCAATTAATTAACGACTTATGCCTTGCGatattatctttaaaatagttAATTCACGAGACTAATCTAGGTTATTCGTGAATTGTTATTCGTGAATTACATTAATCACGAGGctaaaccagggggcttagcccactggccaccgggtcctcacttaagtgaagtgacccgggttcgatccctcttgggagcgaatttggagattggagatataaggtggattttggtgaatggagagataaggtggttcttggagtggatggggaactaattactaacatctaacatgactttgcccgatcaaaaaaaaaaaaaaaaaaaaaaaaaaaacatgcagtaaaaaaaaaaagcaagcCATTCAAGAGTCATAGGAAGGCAACTCGTTAATTTATCCCTTTATACCTAAATTCAAGAATCAAGAGTTTATAACTTGCAAAACAAACAATcaagagcagaggaatggcaACTCATGCGTTGCTCTTTTATACATAAATTCAAGAGTTTACCTAAatcaatttgttttttttaaaccaCCACCTAAATCAATTTGTTAACTGTCAACGATTTAGCCTATATTCACGAATACGCATGTGGTACTCGCTTTTTCCTTGTTAAAGCAATTAGTATATGTTAATTAGTTAATACaacattttaattaaaagtatTGATATTGTAGTTACAATACTAATTCAGCAGTGAAATCAAGTATTGAATTGTAGGCAAAAAGGACTAATTCAAGAGTTCGTTCAAGTTTAAGTATTGAATCATAGGTGAAATGCAAATTCAAGAGTGAAATCAAGTTTCTTTTCGAATTCAATGCAAAAGGAACTAACGTGAGAGTTTATTcaacttaagtcgtgaattgaagataaaaataaaaataagctaATTCAGAAATGAAATCAAGTTTACACATGATTCAAGGTCAATACAAAAGAGTTTAATTCAAGAGTTTGATCAAgtttaatttatcattttttagtatttattaatCTCATAATGACTATTTTAATAGTtagtcataattttttttattagttaattaatcATAGAATCTTCTAGCTTTACTTCGTCTTGCTTAAAAACATTAACCACTTGTTGGACTTTAACTTACGAGAAGTAAACACAAATGATATAAAAACCACTCTTATTGATACATTAACGTGACACTCAATCATTGAAACACACAAATGCATgcaataatttaatttcatatatgTATTGAGGGACAATAGTTACTTCACCATTAGTCAAACTTCACAAAAACCGAGGTGACGGCAATAATTTATACAGGATTTCAGAAAATAATTTACTGACAGGTTGCTGtctttagtatttttttttctttgatattTTAACATTTTACTTTTGTTTGAAGAATAATTTTGACAGAAATGATGAGAGAAGTCTCCCCCAATTAAAGCCTTGTAGAAGGAATCATCACCAAGAACATGATTAATTAGTGGATTATTATTGATCGGTTTTATTTTATTGCAAGATAGAGACAGTAATGTCAGaattttattgtataattttaattaatgttgaagaattaatatataaaagaggctTGAAGTTTCCTTGTGATCCAAGAgagatttataattttttaatttgttgacCTGTAATTGCCCTTCTTTGAATTTTAACTCCTAAGGGAAAAAGAATTAACAATTTGCTTGTTCAATCAAATGGAATCAATCTGCAATtcatttatgaaaatgaaacttATTTAAGCAGCAAATGTTAGTACATTGTGAATACTAAATAGTACTAAATAGGTTGGAAATGAATGAGTAGTATATCATTATAAACTTTTTATGTTAGTGCATTGTCAAATAATGCACCACCTCAATAAATAGATTTTTCGGAATTTGACGAGTTTATCGAgttaaatttcaatttaattagcTCACATGTAGCATGTCTTTACGTGTCAAAATATAACTACATCATTAGACTCATTACATGAAGACTATCATgccaaattatttttaataataaaaaaattgaaaatgtttaATTTGTATAAAAGACGGAAACTTAAATGCAATGATTCaaaaatcatattaaaattacaaattagatGAAAGATGTTCGGCAATTATCCGACCTTATTATAACTTTCCATCTAAATTTTATGTTTGGTGCCAATTGCCAAAATCATGGAAGGaggaaaataagaaaatatatacgTACATCTAATAATGACAGTCCTCTGCAAATTTACAAAGTTTAACCTCCAACTGTAATAAAATCTCGGGTACGACATCTAATTAATTGCAAATGTCCTAAGGTTTAATTAACAAAAGACAAGAACAAAAGTAGTTCAAGTGatattttctgtttttttcactattttaaaaCAAAGGTATTCTAACACTATTAATTTCTTCCACACCCTACATGATTCCCACCATGACTCGGATTTCCTCTGTGACGGTCTTTGGGAGGTCTTTAATCACGCCCGTTCACATGTAGTGCTCGAATTCTATCACGTTCGACGTGATGCCAATAGAGCGGCGCATATTGGCTCGTTTTGCTTTTTCTATTTCAAATGTAATGATCTGAAAGTCAGACTTTTCTCCATGACTTTCAAATGTTGCTATTTTTGATTTGTCTTAATATAAGCGTCTTTTTCCTCTGAAAAAACACTATTAATTTCTTCAATTTGTGATAGGAAGGCAAAAATTGAGCTATTGAGTTGGCCGTTGGGGGTGGATGTTGCATAGCACTACAACGCTACACCTACACCCCAACATCATCAAAATTATATGTGCAATTTATATTCCTATATTAAAACGGAAATAttcaatttgaaataaatttcatataatttcaatggtaattttataaattaaggagaaattaattttataatctatgtaaaatttaaaataaatacattaaaatcaaattaaccATACATTAGTCCCTCAATTAATTGACACTaatctttaaattttaaatttcttcattttGTAGACAAAGGATATTTTTTTCgctttcatttaattatattttgaataaaatatgtaatatgcatCTTGAATGAAACATCATAAAatgacctttaatttgatatatgatatGCAAAAGATAGATTTAAACGAAcaagttatgataatttaaagtttttaACATATTCATATGATAATTTATTCTTAAAACTAGAaaccttatttttttaaaaaaaaaaactttttttcttaattttaatatattaaaattttaaattatgcaaatctatttattttatataaaataattattaataagacattatgtaattattatagaataatagtatattaatttattttaaaaagcactaaattaatatatatatatatatatatatatatatatatatatatatagggagaggttcaaataagaaccactaaataaaattagaacggagaaccattttaagtcattcgatcatcaagatctacggtggatgcatcatcttggtggatgaatgcagatcctgggttcgaatcttgaagggagcaaaatttttattattttcggatgcattaaatttaatagcgaatgcattaatttatatagcagatgcattgattttaatggttcttatgttctcacgataagtgtggttctcattataaccacaccctatatatatatataattatttaacacatttgaattatttatttattaattaattatatagtatTTGAATTATAAGTTTTATCGTGGCGTAGCAAGGAGGAGTGGTATTCTGGTTTACAAGTAAAAAAGAAGTGAGAGAAAAGTAGAGGTCCACCGTCAAgcattacaatttacaaattaaaaaagaatTGAGAGAGAAAAGTAGAGAGGTCCACCGTCCATGCAATGCATCGATCGGAGTTGTATTAATACCACTACGTTACAATTGTTTTTCACCACAAATAAATACAAGTATTAAAGATGTTCATCGCCAAAaactcattaaaaaaataaaaaatctgtATTTTAATATGTAAAACCGTATTCAAACAAAAATACCGGATTTTTAAAATCTGTAACTGAACCCAACTCAACATACATATTTCGATTATGTTTGTCTTCATTTTTGGATTATATTACCCAGACGAGATACTGAATACAGTACATCTCCATTTTTTGAGGCCACAAATACATAACTAATCACTGAAACCTAGAACATCTAGtaccaaaatttaaattattacaaaaacattgaaatataaaattttatttgagtCCATGCTACAATTCTTCTCATACATTGAAGATTGGACAAAAGTTCTAACCTCAAAGTGGCATTTTTGGCCAAAATGGGCAGATAAAAACTGGAGAACTGAAATAGAGAAGCACGAGAGGCCATAAACATCTATTACATGTACAATTTTCACAACAATGTAAGCATAGCATATACTCCATGGTTCAAAAATATAGCTCAGTAAAAAGGAACAAATTTATACATCACCTCAACCCTCAGAATTCTTTGAAACGTAACTTAATACGCTACAACTATGTACATGTAGAAGCGTAGAATGCTACACAATCAGAAAATTCGGAGTCTTTACCGTTGATGTTGGGATGACAAACTACGGAACACGTTCCAGGACTCGCTGCAATGCTCTTTTAATTCCATCTTGATCAAGTGAAGTTACCAGTTGTATTTCTTGCACCTGaaccaaattttttattattatgcgTAAAATGTAATGTAAATATGTGCGTGTCTCTAAAAGAGGGGGTAGGGAGAGTGCCATGGTACATGCCTGTCTTCCAGCTCGGGCGAGCAGTGTGTATTGATTGCCGGTTGGGGGTGCCTGTCAGATAGTCATACATTTGGAATGAGTGATAAACGATACAAGATAGAGGGAAAAGATTTACAACAATAACATTCTCTGGCACTGAAACTGAAACGTAGAAACAAATTAGCATTATAAAAAACTATTAGAAGATGAGATGGGTTAGTTTGTTCATACATTCGATAGCCAAAGTTGCAGATCTTGTGAAACTACCCGCTTCTCAAATCCTTGCCGACTGATTTTCACATCATTGATGCTGGAGAGAGGGAAACCGAACACAGTCAAAAACTTGAGATTGATATTATGTATTACTACTATGCCTCGTTCTTGACTGTGAAGGGCCAAAACAAGTATATCACTCACAAGGCCGTTTTCATGAGTTAGTCCATAGTCCAAAGTCCAATTAAGCAAGCCTCTACTCTATCCCTCTCTCACTGTTAACATGTTATTTCTGGTTATACTTATCGCTGGGACTCAGATCAATAGATTATGCCACAATATCATATTTTTGTATAGAAACTagtctttcaaaaaaaaaaatcaaaattctcTGAAACCAATATATGTATGGGTTCACCACTCGTGTTACTGAAGGCAGAGCACAAAGCAGCAGGACGTGAAGTCAATCAATAGAGAAAGGTGTTCCTTTCTGTCTTGACCAATAGGAATGAAAGAAGCAGCTTTATAAGCAAAAAGTGAATCACAACATAACTATATAACATGATTCTAACCGTACCCATCTTCCTTCAACAGCTCTTCAATAATTGTGTCAAGCCCAGGAAGAGGTTCTATAGCAAAATGTTCGCTTCCGTTTAAGGCTTCGGGATCAACTGAGGTGTCCTGGTGAAGCACAAAGTCATCAGTATTTGCATAGAGTTAAAGTTTGCTTGGGAGAATGGGTAGGTTGGCCAAACCTGAGGAATAACTTTGTCTAAAGTCTCCAAGAGGGGATCTTCCTCCAATTGTTTTATTGACAAAGTGATCCTTGACTTCTCTCTGCAACATGTTCCCAATTTCACAAACTAAGTCATGTATCTCATGCGCAATGCGCATAAGTATATATCATTGAATACAGTCACTTCTATgaagaataaagaaaataaatatcaaTTCATTTAAGACCTCCTGTCACAATGCACCATTAAGGTCATGTCTTCTAACTTATAGTACAATTGTTCGGTCATGATATCCCTAAATCAATTTATGTGAAGTTTCATgcttattaattataaatgtagAAAGGAAAGCTTCTGAATTCCATCAGCAAGATTAAGACAAGGCATTTAAGGCAGCATCACTGCAGAGTCACACCTATCTATGTTTACAATTTTGACTCTCACTTCATCACCCTCGAATAGGACGTCTCTTACATCTTGCACTAAATCCCACGACACTTCTGAAACATGCACAAGTCCCGTGAGGTGATACAAACCTGTAAAGATGTAGAAAAAGATTTAAAACTCAGCTGCAGAATTGCGAACCAAATCAATTGGAAGTAACTCAGAAATATATACCGTCAGGGAAGCGCAGATGAACAAAGGCACCATAATCCTCTACAGTCCCTACCCTAGCTTCAAAAATGTTCCCCACCTTCAGTTTTGGAGAGAACTTAGACCACTTGGCTTCCTTCTCTGAGAAGATCAACTTCCTGCTCTCCTCATCAGCTTGGATAACCTAACAGTTGAGGATATCTTTTAAAGTGTTAACAATTTTACCTAAATTAATTTGAGATATTTCTAAGGTTCTTGAAAGTGCTTGAAGAACACATTTCTAATATAGAAGATCATATAGCATGAAAGAATTAAACATTATTATCCTGATCAGTGTCTCGGGTATCACTTCTAATTCTTTTCCCAAAtgcttgaaaattttaaattagggAGTTCTAGTCTTTCTCAGTTTAGCTACTGTAGTTGTAACTGTAAAcatttaaaagaagaaattcAACACAAGAACTAGAACCAAATATGAATATCAACTGAATAAATGATAACAAATGTAGCAGGAAACAATCAGAAGAGTTCTCTCTCATCTGCTCAAGTACGATGCGCCATTTCTGATCAAGAAATAAATACTAGACAGCTCTTCTAGCAAGTAGAGGAGCTATTTTATTTGCTTGTTTACATAGTAATATAACTCAGTGGACAAGGAAATCAAGCAGACGCTCATGCATTAAACTCAATTGCGACTTGAGACTAAAAAAGTCcatgatattttatttagtatcattcaagaaaaagaaaaggtacAGATCAGTAAAGAATCGCATACCTTCACAGACACAATAGAACCTACCAAAGCTCTTGCAATCTCTTGGATGGACTTTTGGGGTTCTGCATGATAACATAAAATGAGAAGGCTGTCACTAAACTATGtaatataaattgattttatCAAGAGCATAAGAAGAGATGAGGATGGCATAATAGTTAGAGAAGAAAGTAAACATCTGTCATCATTTATTTCAAATTGCTGATATTTTAGACTTCCAATCTTAATCAATAGGCTTTTCAGTATGTTCATAATGGCGATTAAAGAAAAAGTAAATTTAGCAAGTCAAATGTGCCACTGAAGAACCCATTAAGAGAGGAGATGGTGTAAAACTCGTTATTACATGATTGCACGCTTTCTCACCTTGAAAGAGTAGTAAAATTCTGTAACTTCACATGCTGCCATTATCTCATCCCAAAACATCTACAAAATTTTACAAGCAAGTTTTTGTTTGGCTTGACATAACTTGGTTATGTATCTATAAAAATCCATTTAACTACTATAAATGAAACTGGATACTTATTAATTTAGCTATAGTCATCTAATAACATTCTATTTGGATAATCGATAAGTAATTTTTGCCAGAATGTAGACCTTATTGCCGGAACGAATACCTCTGCATGAATGAGAGGGGCTCAGCTGTGGAAAGGGAAGAAACCCAAGGAGAGAATAAAATTTGATCAGCAAGCCACCACCATTGAATCCTTCAACTCTACCCTCATAGGTGAGTCCTTTAGAGTGGTATGCCCTTGCTGCTTTCCAATCAGCAGACCTCTACTTCTTTGCATAAGAAAGGAATAGGTAAGAAGCTTGCAATATTCAATCAGAACCAGATATGTCATGTTTAGTCGATCTTAAGCAGTATCAATCTTTTCCAAATCAACTCAGAGTTCTTACAAGGTAGGTCGCAGTCACACTCAATTCTGAAACAATTCATTACATAAGATTGTGACAGATGTGTAGACTAAGAACATTGATATACATCATATATGCAGGCAGCAGCATATTCATCAAAAAGCCGCAGACGAACaaaattattacaaatttaTAATACTATTGCTACTAGCCATTGCCTCAAATTCTTGATATGTAACATCAGCCGATCACCCACATTTTTTATGACATGGACATGCAGGAATCTTTCCGTACACGATCTATGTAAAGCAAGCTAACCATTTTCTTCACTTGAGTGGATACATAATTAGACATGATCACAGTCTCCACTAACACTTTGAAGCCATCCAATTATTCTAGTTTCATGTAAGCACATATAACATCAGAATATATTTTAGTTAAAAGGAACAAGAATACGAGTGACTAATTTTAGATGAAACTAATATGTGAAGGCAGTCAAATATAGGAAAGCAATCAAGCATTTACAAGTTGGTGACAGAGCACTACATTCAAGTTTGTCTGATAAATTCCTAGAAAAAAGTATGCCAAAAGACTGCACACATCATGTTTCAAAACTGAATCTAAAATAAATTGAGAAAATGCGTGAGAATCATTATCGAAGATAAGACAGGTTAATTAGATGCATTTTCATATTTCATTGAAACAGACCAATTTCAGTAGCGTAGAATCCTTGATGTACACAAACTATGATATTAGTTTTTGTGAATAAACTGAGTATCTTTACTACCAGTATCAGGGTGCTCAAATATAAGTGGGGCTAATGTTCCTTGTGCAGGCTGACTTTCAACTATGGACTAATTAATGGGAGATGGGAGGCACTTCCAGTGCTCATTTTCATGATATGCTGGATATACAAAACCGGCAAGCTTTCATCAGTTTGCCTCTTTGGTATTATAAAAGTTCTATAGCCAAACACGATGCAGCATGATATGATCAAGAAAGCAGAAAGATGGATCGAGGAATAAGGTCTAAGCATCTGCTTCCGTTCCCTATTCTCAGtgcaatatgcaatttatgTCAAAATCTAGAGTGCATTCTTAATCTTAGCAACCAACTTTTCCAACTACTATGTGGAGAAAAAAGACTACTTCAAATGTGCATGGTGAAAACCAGATAATAATTGTACTTCACAATGGATGCTTAAAAGATACCACCATAGCCCCACATTTACAATGTTACCAAGTTCCCATCAAATAATTCGCGCCAATAGCATCACAATGAAATAGAATTTGTGCCAAATTCCACAGATGCAATTCACAAATGTGGACTAGCACGTTGCCAGTGTAAGCATCAATTCCGTCACATGTTCAACAATCTATGGCTGAACATGATCCCATGAATCGCATCAGACCAATATGATCACAAACAAGAGAATTAAACACCAATGATAATGCAATTTTCACCCATTTCGTCCCAATCAGATTAAACATTAGCAGATATAGAAGAATAGGGATAAGCATGGAAGAAGAGAAAGCAAAAATAGAGGAAAACACACACACCCGGGCTTGTTTAACATCATCGGTAAGCGAAGATTGGTCGAGCCCATCGTCAGTTTGGGTGGTGCTGCCGCTGGAAAGAGAAACTTTTGCGGGGCTTAAGAAAGTTGGTCGCTTCGTCCAACAATTACCGAAATTTATCGAGGTTGGAGTGAAGGCATTCTGAGAGGCGTTGTCAGAGGAGAAGGAGAAGTGGGAGAGGAACGCAAAGCCGCCTGAAACTGATGCTGCAACCAAAACAGGCATTGCCAAGACTGTGGCCACTCGGTGTGagggagtagagagagagagatggcaaaATGGAGCAGGTTAGTGTTTGTGGTTTTG
It contains:
- the LOC130992628 gene encoding uncharacterized protein LOC130992628, encoding MPVLVAASVSGGFAFLSHFSFSSDNASQNAFTPTSINFGNCWTKRPTFLSPAKVSLSSGSTTQTDDGLDQSSLTDDVKQARRSADWKAARAYHSKGLTYEGRVEGFNGGGLLIKFYSLLGFLPFPQLSPSHSCREPQKSIQEIARALVGSIVSVKVIQADEESRKLIFSEKEAKWSKFSPKLKVGNIFEARVGTVEDYGAFVHLRFPDGLYHLTGLVHVSEVSWDLVQDVRDVLFEGDEVRVKIVNIDREKSRITLSIKQLEEDPLLETLDKVIPQDTSVDPEALNGSEHFAIEPLPGLDTIIEELLKEDGINDVKISRQGFEKRVVSQDLQLWLSNAPPTGNQYTLLARAGRQVQEIQLVTSLDQDGIKRALQRVLERVP